The following nucleotide sequence is from Micromonospora sp. WMMD1120.
CCGATGTTCGCCTCGACGTTGAACTCGCGGCGCATCCGGTCGACCAGGATGTCCAGGTGCAGCTCGCCCATGCCGGCGATGACCGTCTGACCGGTCTCCTCGTCCAGCTTGACGCGGAAGGTCGGGTCCTCCTCGGCCAGCCGCTGGATGGCGGTGCTGAGCTTCTCCTGGTCGGCCTTGGTCTTCGGCTCGATGGCGACCTCGATGACCGGCTCCGGGAAGGTCATCGACTCCAGGATGACCGGGTTCGCCGGGTCGCACAGCGTGTCACCGGTGGTGGTCTGCTTGAGACCCTGCACCGCGATGATGTCGCCAGCCTGGGCCGAGCCGCGCTCTTCCCGCTTGTTGGCGTGCATCTGGTAGATCTTGCCGATCCGCTCCTTGCGGTCCTTGGTGGAGTTGACCACCTGGGTGCCGGTCTCGACCACGCCGGAGTAGACCCGGACGTAGGTGAGCTTGCCAAGGTGCTTGTCGGTCTGGATCTTGAACGCCAGGCCGGAGAAGGGCTCGGTCTTCGACGGCTTCCGCAGCAGCGGGGTCTCGCCGTCGGGCGCCGTACCCTCGATCGCCGGAACGTCCAGCGGCGACGGCAGGAAGTCGACGACGGCGTCGAGCATGGGCTGGACGCCCTTGTTCTTGAACGCCGAGCCGCAGAGCACCGGGTTGGCCTTGCCGGCGATGGTGGCACGCCGGATGGCGGCCTTGATCTCCTCGACGGAGACCTCTTCGCCCTCCAGGTACTTCTCCATCACCGAGTCGTCGACGTCGGCGAGGGTCTCCATCAGCTTCTCGCGCCACTCGGCCGCGGAGTCGGCCAGCTCGGCCGGGATCTCCTCGATCGCGTAGTCCTCACCCTTCTGGGTCTCCCCGCGCCAGGTGAGGGCGCGCATGCCGATCAGGTCGACGACACCGATGTGGTCACCCTCGAGCCCGATCGGGATCTGGAGCACCAGCGGGGTGGCGTTCAGCCGGTCGATCATCATCTGCACGCAGCGGAAGAAGTCGGCGCCGGTCCGGTCGAGCTTGTTGACGAAGCACATCCGCGGGACGTTGTACTTGTCGGCCTGCCGCCAGACGTTCTCCGTCTGCGGCTCCACGCCGGCGACACCGTCGTAGACCGCGACCGCACCATCCAGGACCCGCAGCGACCGCTCGACCTCGACCGTGAAGTCGACGTGGCCGGGCGTGTCGATGATCTGGATCGTGTGGCCCTTCCACTCACACTTGGTGGCAGCGGAGGTGATGGTGATGCCACGCTCCTGCTCCTGCTCCATCCAGTCCATGACGGCGGCGCCCTCGTGGACCTCACCGATCTTGTACGTGATGCCGGTGTAGAACAGGATTCGCTCGGTGGTCGTGGTCTTACCGGCATCGATGTGCGCCATGATGCCGATGTTGCGTACGTTGGCGAGCGCGTCTGCGGCGGCCACTTCAATCCCTACTTATCGTCGTCTCGACTCAACTGGTGGCGGTTCCGGCGCCCGGTGGCGCCGGAACCAGGGTGTTACCAGCGGTAGTGCGCGAAGGCCTTGTTGGACTCGGCCATCTTGTGCGTGTCCTCGCGCCGCTTGACGGCGGCACCGAGGCCGTTGCTCGCGTCCAGCAGCTCGTTCATCAGCCGCTCGACCATGGTCTTCTCGCGCCGGGCGCGGGAGTACGTCACCAGCCAGCGCAGGCCCAGGGTGGTCGCCCGGGTCGGGCGGACCTCGACCGGAACCTGGTAGGTGGCGCCACCGACACGGCGGCTGCGCACCTCGAGGGTCGGCTTGACGTTGTCCATCGCCCGCTTGAGGGTGACGACCGGGTCGGTGCCGGACTTCTCGCGGCAGCCCTCGAGGGCCGCGTACACGATCGACTCGGCGAGCTGGCGCTTGCCGCGCAGCAGGATCTTGTTCACCAGCTGGGTGACCAGCGGCGAGTTGTACACCGGGTCAGCGACCAGCGGCCGCCGCGGAGCGGGTCCCTTACGCGGCATGTCAGCTCTTCTCCTTCTTCGCGCCGTAGCGGCTGCGTGCCTGCTTGCGGTTGCGGACACCCTGGGTGTCAAGCGAACCGCGAACGATCTTGTAACGCACGCCGGGGAGGTCCTTCACCCGGCCACCGCGGACGAGCACGATCGAGTGCTCCTGCAGGTTGTGACCGACGCCCGGGATGTAGGCGGTCACCTCGATCTGGCTGCTGAGCTTCACGCGAGCGACCTTGCGCAGCGCCGAGTTCGGCTTCTTCGGGGTGGTGGTGTACACGCGGGTGCACACGCCGCGCCGCTGAGGGGAACCCTTCAGCGCCGGGGTCTTGGTCTTGGTCGTCTTCGCCTGGCGGCCCTTTCGGACCAGCTGCTGGATCGTGGGCACCGGGTTTCTCCGCTCCCTTCGGCCGCGTTCGCGGCCGCGCCGTCTGCTCGTTAGCCGGCCTGGTGACCGGCTCTCCTACATTCCGACCAGGGCCGCCTCGCGGAGACCCCGGCACCCGCGGTCGGGCGTGTCGCCCTCGTCACGGCCCGGTTGCGCCGCTCTCGCGTGCGAACCGGGTTTGTGTCACCGGCGCGCGGGTCGCCCCGCCCCGGGTCTTTGGCTTTGTCGTGCCGCCGCCCGGACCCCGGATGCAGCGCACGCACGAGTTGCCCGGGCATGCCCGGGCACAAGGGGAAAGAGTACCTACCACAACCGCCCAGGTCAAAACGGAATGGCCCGGCGACTGTCCAACACTCGCCGGCCGGATCTCGTTCTGCCTCGTCGCCCGCGATGGGCACCTACGAACACAAGTGTACCGGCTTCCCCACCGAAGCACCCGTCGCCCCCGACCGGGACCGGAAGAGCTCCTGTCGGGAGGGCCGTCAGGTGCCCCTAACTGAACGCCAACAGCAGCGCCAGCCCGAGGCCCAGGACGCTGAGCAGCGCTCCCGCCGCCCCGCAGCTGATCCCGGCCAGCGCCAGCCCTCGACCGGTGAACCGGACCGTGGCGGGCGCGGCCGGACGGCGGATCTGCCGCTGAGCGACCAGCCCGGTGACGACCGCCGCCGCGCCGGCCAGGACGCCGAGGGCGGTGAACGCCCCGGAGGCCCACGCCCCGCCCTCGTCCGAGAAGGCCACGCCGAAGCAGATGACGAGCAGCGAGACCAGTACCGACGCGATGCCCGCCACCAGCGATCCGATGGCCAGCCCGGAGGTGACCGGCGGCACGTCCAGGTGCACCACGGCGAACGGCGTACCCGGCACCGCCTCCACCCGCTTCGGTGGGAGCCGCTGGTCGTCGGTGGGCGGCGGCGGAACCGGCGCGCCACCCCACCCGCCGGCATGACCCGGCGGCGGAGGCCAACCGGGCGGCCCGGACAGCGGCGGACCCGACGGCGGCGGACCCCAACCCTGCGGGCCCGACGCTGGCGGACCCCAACCGGGCGGCCCCGACGGCTGCGGACCCCAACCAGGCGGCCCCCAACCGGGCGGACCCGACGGCTGCGGACCCCAACCAGGCGGCCCCGACGGCTGCGGACCCCAACCAGGCGGCCCCCAACCGGGCGGACCCGACGGCTGCGGACCCCAGCCGGGCGGCGCGGGCGTCGGCGTCGCGCCCGAGACCGGGTACGGCTGATCGGAACCGGGCGGCGGCGACATCAGCCCGCCGTGGTCGGGCGCGGGAGGCGGCGACGCGCCCGGACCCGAGGTGGCAGCGGCGGCATCTGGCGCACCGGCCGGACCCGGCTGAGCCGTCCCCGCCGACTCGGAGGGCGTCGGTCGGTCGGGATCGCCGGCCGGTTCGTCAGCAGGGGGCCGCGCCGGTTCCGTCACGAGTACTCCTGTCGAAAGGCCGCCGCCGCACGGCGGACACCGGCCAGGCTACCGCCGCGAGTGTCGGCGCCCGCGCCCGGCGCGGAACCGCGGGTTCAGTCCATGTTCGTCGGGTAGTCCTGGCCGAACGGCGCGCCGGCCAACCGGACCACCCCGATGACCACCGCGACCACCACACTGACCGCGACCAGCACGAGGCCCGTCCAGGCCATCCGCTCCCCGCGCCGCAGCCAGGCGCCGCCGGTCAGGAAACCCCCCGAGGCGTACGCCTCGCGGCGCGCCTGCCGGGCCAGCAGCAGCGCCACCGTCGCCGGGACCACGCCACCGATGAACAGACCCGTCAGCATGCCGAGCAGCCCCAGCGCGAAGACCGCCCGCGCCTTGGTGGCACGGGCCGGGTCCGGGTCCAGTGGATGACGCAGGTCCTGCGGCGCGACGGGCACCTGCCCGGGTGCTGTCGTCATCCACCCATCATGCCGAACCCGGGCGGCAGGCGGGTGGGGCACCGACGCGACGAGGCCCCCGGCAGGTGCCGGGGGCCTCGTCGTGTGACTGGTGCCTAGCGGTACGACCCGAAGTCGAAGTCGTCCAGCGGAACCGCCTGCCCGCTGGCCGGCCCGAAACCGTAGTCGGTCTCCGGGTAGCCGGTCATCGAGTAGACCTTGGCCTTGGCCTCCTCGGTCGGCTCCACCCGGACGTTGCGGTACTTGCTGATGCCCGTACCGGCCGGGATGAGCTTTCCGATGATCACGTTCTCCTTGAGGCCGACGAGCGAGTCGCTGCGCGAGTTGATCGCCGCGTCGGTCAGCACCCGGGTGGTCTCCTGGAAGGAGGCCGCCGAGAGCCAGGAGTCGGTGGCCAGCGAGGCCTTGGTGATACCCATCAGCACCGGACGACCGGCGGCGGGCTCGCCGCCCTCCGAGACGAGTCGGCGGTTCTCCGACTCGAACAGCGCCCGGTCGACGAGCACGCCCGGCAGGAACTCGGTCGAGCCGGAGTCGATGACCGTCACCCGCTTGAGCATCTGGCGGATGATGATCTCGATGTGCTTGTCGTGGATGAGCACACCCTGCGAGCGGTAGACCTCCTGGACCTCACTGGTCAGGTGGACCTGGACCGCCCGCGGACCCATGATCCGCAGCAGCTCGTGCGGGTCGATGGTGCCCTCGGTCAGCTTCTCGCCGACCGCGACGTGACCGCCGTCGTGGGTCCGGAGCTTGACCCGCTTCGAGATCTTGTCGTAGACGATCTCGTCGCTGCCGTCGTCCGGCACCACGATGATCTTCCGCGAGCGCTCGCCGTCCTCGATCCGGATCCGGCCGGGGGTGTCGGCGATGGGCGCCTTACCCTTCGGGACCCGAGCTTCGAAGATCTCCTGCACACGCGGCAGACCCTGCGTGATGTCCTCACCCGCGACACCACCGGTGTGGAAGGTACGCATCGTCAGCTGCGTACCGGGCTCACCGATGGACTGGGCGGCGATGATGCCGACCGCCTCGCCGATGTCGACCGACTTACCGGTCGGCAGCGACCGGCCGTAGCAGGCCGCGCAGACGCCCAGCTTCGACTCGCAGGTGAGCACGCTGCGCACCCGGACCGTCTCCACCCCGGCGGCGACGATCTTGTCGACGCCGATGGAGTTGATGTCCTGACCGCGCTCGGCCACCACGGTGCCGTCCGGCCCCTTGATGTCGTCGGCGAGCGTACGGGCGTGCACGCTGGTCTCGGCGTGGGTGTGGACCACGAGCTTGCCGTCCAGCCGCTCGCCGATCTGCATCGGGATCGCCCGGTCGGTGCCGCAGTCCTCCTCGCGGATGATGACGTCCTGCGAGACGTCCACCAGACGACGGGTCAGGTAACCCGAGTCGGCGGTCCGCAGCGCGGTGTCGGCGAGACCCTTGCGGGCGCCGTGCGTGGAGATGAAGTACTCCAGCACGGACAGACCCTCCCGGTAGCTGGCCTTGATCGGCCGCGGGATGATCTCACCCTTCGGGTTGGCCACCAGACCACGGATCGCCGCGATCTGCCGGAGCTGGAGCAGGTTACCGCGAGCACCCGAGTTGATCATCTTCCACAGCGGGTTCTCCTGCGGCAGCGCGGTGTCCATCTCCTTGGCGACCTCGTTGGTCGCCTTGGTCCAGATCTCGATGAGCTCGCCGCGACGCTCCTCGGCGGTCATCAGACCACGCTGGTACTGCTTGTCGATCCGGTCGGCTTCCTTCTCGTACCGCGCCAGGATCTCCGCCTTGCGCGGCGGAGCGATGACGTCCTCCATACCGATCGTCACACCGGACCAGGTGGCCCAGTGGAAGCCGGCCTCCTTGAGCCCGTCCAGGGTGGCCGCGAGGGCCACCTTGGGGAAGCGCTCGGCGAGGTCGTTGACGATCGCGGAGAGCTGACCCTTGCGGATCTCGTAGTTCACGAAGCGGTAGCCCTGCGGCAGCGTCTCGTTGAACAGCACCCGACCGAGGGTGGTCTCCACGGTCAGCGGCTCACCCTCGACCCAGCCCTCCGGGGCGGTCCACGGCTCGGCGCCGGCGCCGTTGTCGACACCGATCACGTCCCGCAGACGGATCTTCACCGGCGCCTGCAGGTGCAGCTCGCCGTTGTCGAAGGCCATCCGCGCCTCGGCGTCCGAGCTGAACGCCCGGCCCTCGCCCTTCTCACCGGCGGTGAGGTGGGTGAGGTGGTAGAGGCCGATGACCATGTCCTGGGTGGGCATGGTGACCGGCTTGCCGTCGGCCGGCTTGAGGATGTTGTTCGACGACAGCATCAGGATCCGGGCCTCGGCCTGGGCCTCGGCGGACAGCGGCACGTGCACCGCCATCTGGTCACCGTCGAAGTCGGCGTTGAACGCGGTGCAGACCAGCGGGTGGATCTGGATCGCCTTGCCCTCGACCAGCTGCGGCTCGAAGGCCTGGATGCCCAGGCGGTGCAGGGTCGGCGCCCGGTTGAGCAGCACCGGGTGCTCGCCGATGACCTCTTCCAGCACGTCCCACACGACCGGGCGCTGACGCTCGACCATCCGCTTGGCGGACTTGATGTTCTGCGCGTGGTTGAGGTCGACCAGCCGCTTCATCACGAACGGCTTGAACAGCTCCAGCGCCATCTGCTTGGGCAGGCCGCACTGGTGCAGCTTGAGCTTCGGGCCGACCACGATGACCGAACGGCCGGAGTAGTCGACGCGCTTGCCCAGCAGGTTCTGCCGGAACCGGCCCTGCTTGCCCTTGAGCATGTCGGACAGCGACTTGAGCGGGCGGTTACCCGGACCGGTGACCGGCCGGCCGCGACGGCCGTTGTCGAACAGCGCGTCGACGGCCTCCTGGAGCATCCGCTTCTCGTTGTTGACGATGATCTCGGGCGCGCCGAGGTCGATCAGCCGCTTGAGGCGGTTGTTCCGGTTGATCACGCGGCGGTACAGGTCGTTCAGGTCCGAGGTCGCGAACCGGCCACCGTCGAGCTGCACCATCGGGCGCAGGTCCGGCGGGATGACCGGGACGCAGTCCAGCACCATGCCGAGCGGCGAGTTGCGGGTGTTCAGGAACGCCGCGACGACCTTGAGCCGCTTGAGCGCCCGGATCTTCCGCTGGCCCTTGCCGGACCGGATGGTCTCCCGCAGGCTCTCGGCCTCGGCGTCGAGGTCCATGTTCTGGACCAGCGCCTTGATCGCCTCGGCGCCCATCGAGCCGGTGAAGTACTCACCGAACCGGTCGCGCAGCTCGCGGTAGAGCAGCTCGTCGGTGACCAGCTGCTTCGGCTCCAGCTTGCGGAAGGTGTCCAGCACCTCGTCCAGGCGGTCGATCTCGCGCTGGGCCCGGTCGCGGATCTGGCGCATCTCGCGCTCTCCGCCCTCCTTGACCTTGCGCCGGACGTCCGCCTTGGCACCCTCGGCCTCCAGCTCGGCCAGGTCGGCCTCGAGCTTGGCGGCCCGCTTCTCGATCTCCGAGTCGCGGCTGTTCTCGGACTGCCGCTTCTCGGCCAGGATCTCGTTCTCGATCGTCGAGAGGTCACGGTGACGCGACTCGGCGTCCACGCTCGTCACGACGTACGAGGCGAAGTAAATGATCTTTTCGAGGTCCTTCGGAGCGAGGTCCAGCAGGTAGCCCAGCCGGCTCGGGACGCCCTTGAAGTACCAGATGTGGGTCACCGGAGCGGCGAGCTCGATGTGCCCCATCCGCTCACGACGGACCTTGGAACGGGTCACCTCGACGCCGCAGCGCTCGCAGATGATGCCCTTGAACCGGACGCGCTTGTACTTACCGCAGTAGCACTCCCAGTCCCGCTGCGGACCGAAGATCTTCTCGCAGAAGAGCCCGTCCTTCTCCGGCTTCAGGGTGCGGTAGTTGATCGTTTCAGGCTTCTTGACCTCGCCGTGGGACCACTGACGGATGTCGTCGGCGGTGGCGAGGCCAATGCGCAGCTCGTCGAAGAAGTTGACGTCGAGCACTATGTCCCCTATGTCGTCGTCTTTAAAGCTAGCTATACCGGGGGGTTCGGGACGGGGTGACCGACGGAACGATCAAGCCTGACCGCCTGGAGCCGGTCACCCCGCCCCGAACCGCCACCTCAAACCTCTTCGACCGAGCTCGGCTCGCGCCGGGACAGGTCGATGCCCAGCTCCTCAGCGGCCCGGAACACCTCGTCGTCGGTCTCGCGCATCTCCAGGGCCACACCGTCGCTGGAGAGCACCTCGACGTTGAGGCACAGCGACTGCAGCTCCTTGAGCAGCACCTTGAACGACTCCGGGATGCCCGGCTCCGGGATGTTCTCGCCCTTGACGATGGCCTCGTAGACCTTCACCCGGCCGAGCACGTCGTCGGACTTGATCGTGAGCAGCTCCTGCAGGGCGTACGCGGCGCCGTACGCCTGCATCGCCCAGCACTCCATCTCACCGAAGCGCTGACCACCGAACTGCGCCTTACCACCCAGCGGCTGCTGCGTGATCATCGAGTACGGACCGGTCGACCGAGCGTGGATCTTGTCGTCGACCAGGTGGTTGAGCTTCAGGATGTAGATGTAGCCGACCGCGATCGGGTCCGGCAGCGGCTCACCGGAGCGACCGTCGAACAGCTGCGCCTTACCGCTGGAACCGATCAGCTGCTTGCCGTCGCGGTTGGGCAGCGTGGACGCCAGCAGGCCGGAGATCTCGGCCTCGCGGGCACCGTCGAAGACCGGGGTGGCCACGTTGGTGTCACCCTCGGACTCGTGCGCGTCGATCGAGCGCAGCTGCCGCTTCCACTCGGTGTCGTCGCCCTCGACCTTCCAACCGGTCTTGGCGACCCAACCGAGGTGGGTCTCCAGCACCTGGCCGATGTTCATCCGGCTCGGCACACCGAGCGGGTTGAGCACGATGTCGACCGGGGTGCCGTCCTCCAGGAACGGCATGTCCTCGATCGGCAGGATCTTCGAGATGACACCCTTGTTGCCGTGCCGGCCGGCGAGCTTGTCGCCGTCCTGGATCTTGCGCTTCTGGGCCACGTAGACCCGGACCAGCTCGTTGACGCCCGGCGGCAGCTCGTCGCCGTCCTCGCGGGAGAAGGTACGCACACCGATGACCGTGCCGGTCTCGCCGTGCGGGACCTTCAGCGAGGTGTCCCGAACCTCGCGCGCCTTCTCACCGAAGATCGCGCGGAGCAGCCGCTCCTCCGGGGTCA
It contains:
- the fusA gene encoding elongation factor G: MAAADALANVRNIGIMAHIDAGKTTTTERILFYTGITYKIGEVHEGAAVMDWMEQEQERGITITSAATKCEWKGHTIQIIDTPGHVDFTVEVERSLRVLDGAVAVYDGVAGVEPQTENVWRQADKYNVPRMCFVNKLDRTGADFFRCVQMMIDRLNATPLVLQIPIGLEGDHIGVVDLIGMRALTWRGETQKGEDYAIEEIPAELADSAAEWREKLMETLADVDDSVMEKYLEGEEVSVEEIKAAIRRATIAGKANPVLCGSAFKNKGVQPMLDAVVDFLPSPLDVPAIEGTAPDGETPLLRKPSKTEPFSGLAFKIQTDKHLGKLTYVRVYSGVVETGTQVVNSTKDRKERIGKIYQMHANKREERGSAQAGDIIAVQGLKQTTTGDTLCDPANPVILESMTFPEPVIEVAIEPKTKADQEKLSTAIQRLAEEDPTFRVKLDEETGQTVIAGMGELHLDILVDRMRREFNVEANIGKPQVAYRETIRRAVEKIEYTHKKQTGGSGQYARVIVSVEPLPLDNDSPTYEFANAVTGGRVPREFIPSVDAGAQDAMQYGILAGFPLVGVKLTLLDGQYHEVDSSEMAFKIAGSMVMKEAARKADPALLEPMMAVEVTTPEENMGDVIGDLNSRRGIIQAMEERSGARIVRALVPLSEMFGYVGDLRSKTQGRASYSMQFDSYAEVPQSVAKEIIAKATGE
- the rpsG gene encoding 30S ribosomal protein S7, coding for MPRKGPAPRRPLVADPVYNSPLVTQLVNKILLRGKRQLAESIVYAALEGCREKSGTDPVVTLKRAMDNVKPTLEVRSRRVGGATYQVPVEVRPTRATTLGLRWLVTYSRARREKTMVERLMNELLDASNGLGAAVKRREDTHKMAESNKAFAHYRW
- the rpsL gene encoding 30S ribosomal protein S12 gives rise to the protein MPTIQQLVRKGRQAKTTKTKTPALKGSPQRRGVCTRVYTTTPKKPNSALRKVARVKLSSQIEVTAYIPGVGHNLQEHSIVLVRGGRVKDLPGVRYKIVRGSLDTQGVRNRKQARSRYGAKKEKS
- a CDS encoding DNA-directed RNA polymerase subunit beta'; the protein is MLDVNFFDELRIGLATADDIRQWSHGEVKKPETINYRTLKPEKDGLFCEKIFGPQRDWECYCGKYKRVRFKGIICERCGVEVTRSKVRRERMGHIELAAPVTHIWYFKGVPSRLGYLLDLAPKDLEKIIYFASYVVTSVDAESRHRDLSTIENEILAEKRQSENSRDSEIEKRAAKLEADLAELEAEGAKADVRRKVKEGGEREMRQIRDRAQREIDRLDEVLDTFRKLEPKQLVTDELLYRELRDRFGEYFTGSMGAEAIKALVQNMDLDAEAESLRETIRSGKGQRKIRALKRLKVVAAFLNTRNSPLGMVLDCVPVIPPDLRPMVQLDGGRFATSDLNDLYRRVINRNNRLKRLIDLGAPEIIVNNEKRMLQEAVDALFDNGRRGRPVTGPGNRPLKSLSDMLKGKQGRFRQNLLGKRVDYSGRSVIVVGPKLKLHQCGLPKQMALELFKPFVMKRLVDLNHAQNIKSAKRMVERQRPVVWDVLEEVIGEHPVLLNRAPTLHRLGIQAFEPQLVEGKAIQIHPLVCTAFNADFDGDQMAVHVPLSAEAQAEARILMLSSNNILKPADGKPVTMPTQDMVIGLYHLTHLTAGEKGEGRAFSSDAEARMAFDNGELHLQAPVKIRLRDVIGVDNGAGAEPWTAPEGWVEGEPLTVETTLGRVLFNETLPQGYRFVNYEIRKGQLSAIVNDLAERFPKVALAATLDGLKEAGFHWATWSGVTIGMEDVIAPPRKAEILARYEKEADRIDKQYQRGLMTAEERRGELIEIWTKATNEVAKEMDTALPQENPLWKMINSGARGNLLQLRQIAAIRGLVANPKGEIIPRPIKASYREGLSVLEYFISTHGARKGLADTALRTADSGYLTRRLVDVSQDVIIREEDCGTDRAIPMQIGERLDGKLVVHTHAETSVHARTLADDIKGPDGTVVAERGQDINSIGVDKIVAAGVETVRVRSVLTCESKLGVCAACYGRSLPTGKSVDIGEAVGIIAAQSIGEPGTQLTMRTFHTGGVAGEDITQGLPRVQEIFEARVPKGKAPIADTPGRIRIEDGERSRKIIVVPDDGSDEIVYDKISKRVKLRTHDGGHVAVGEKLTEGTIDPHELLRIMGPRAVQVHLTSEVQEVYRSQGVLIHDKHIEIIIRQMLKRVTVIDSGSTEFLPGVLVDRALFESENRRLVSEGGEPAAGRPVLMGITKASLATDSWLSAASFQETTRVLTDAAINSRSDSLVGLKENVIIGKLIPAGTGISKYRNVRVEPTEEAKAKVYSMTGYPETDYGFGPASGQAVPLDDFDFGSYR